One Loxodonta africana isolate mLoxAfr1 chromosome 4, mLoxAfr1.hap2, whole genome shotgun sequence genomic region harbors:
- the LOC135231244 gene encoding uncharacterized protein LOC135231244 isoform X2 — MEVEKSAPSSHFPDQHLPVEFHEINTELCEERVTYSEVRFPFSSNIQKRKQTKTLKKKESQWCLAAVVFALLYLIALVIAAVMIAKGMCSISEEN, encoded by the exons ATGGAGGTAGAGAAGTCGGCACCCTCCAGCCACTTTCCTGACCAACATTTGCCTGTGGAATTTCATGAAATAAATACAG agCTCTGTGAGGAAAGAGTGACATACTCAGAAGTGCgctttcctttttcttcaaatatacagaagagaaaacaaactaagactttgaagaaaaaag AGTCTCAGTGGTGCCTTGCTGCCGTGGTGTTTGCTCTCCTTTATTTAATTGCTCTGGTGATAGCTGCAGTTATGATAGCAAAGG